From the Chiroxiphia lanceolata isolate bChiLan1 chromosome Z, bChiLan1.pri, whole genome shotgun sequence genome, one window contains:
- the RIOK2 gene encoding serine/threonine-protein kinase RIO2: MGKLNVVMLRYLSREHFRVLTAVEMGMKNHEIVPASLVASIANLKHGGCNKILRELVKHKLLAYEQTKTVQGYRLTNAGYDYLALKTLSSRQVITSVGNQMGVGKESDIYIVANEEEQQFALKLHRLGRTSFRSLKNKRDYHKHRHKMSWLYLSRIAAMKEFAYMKALHDRNFPVPRPIDYNRHAVVMELVDGYPLCQVHHMEDPAAVYSELMDLIVKLANHGLIHGDFNEFNLILDNDDHATLIDFPQMMSTSHANAEWYFDRDVNCIKEFFKKRFTYESELFPTFKDIRRECSLDKEIAASGYAKEMQEDDDLLYPSGSDKDDNTTEVPELVEDAENELNFFSKDGGNNEDMYEVGDLSESRTSDNTVCSSEEDADTAESRENTQRLSMAELSSALEKAGGQAMLWKCSGDAESSAITSFKGKSINKNAAEVENQRGQRGSCKDKENEDECPEPVDSSTLNEEFRHYSEECVVPVAGHRTRTKSISSVRSVGSCSTIPPELVKQKIKRQLTKQQKAALKQRLQKGEANVYTKQRRENMHNIKSSLDAANFWG, encoded by the exons ATGGGGAAGCTGAACGTGGTGATGCTGCGGTATCTGTCCCGGGAGCACTTCAGGGTGCTGACGGcg GTGGAAATGGGCATGAAGAACCATGAAATAGTTCCTGCCAGCTTGGTCGCTTCCATTGCCAACCTCAAACACGGCGGCTGCAATAAAattctgagggagctggtgaaGCACAAACTTCTGGCTTATGAACAAACCAAAA CTGTCCAGGGTTACCGGTTAACTAATGCAGGATATGATTACCTTGCTCTGAAAACTCTCTCTTCCAGACAAGTCATTACTTCTGTAGGAAACCAGATGGGTGTTGGCAAAGAATCag ACATTTATATTGTTGCAAATGAAGAGGAGCAACAGTTTGCACTGAAATTACACCGCCTTGGAAGAACCTCCTTCCGCAGTTTGAAGAATAAACGTGACTACCACAAGCACAGACACAAAATGTCATGGCTGTATTTATCTAGGATAGCGGCAATGAAGGAGTTTGCCTACATGAAG GCTTTGCATGACAGAAATTTTCCTGTTCCAAGGCCCATAGACTACAACAGGCATGCAGTTGTTATGGAACTTGTTGATGGCTATCCTTT GTGCCAGGTGCACCACATGGAAGATCCTGCTGCTGTCTACAGTGAATTAATGGATTTGATTGTAAAACTTGCCAATCACGGTCTGATTCATGGGGACTTCAATGAATTTAATCTCATCTTGGATAATGATGATCATGCCACTTTGATTGATTTCCCTCAGATGATGTCAACATCGCATGCAAATGCTGAGTG GTATTTTGACAGAGATGTTAACTGTATTAAGGAGTTCTTTAAGAAACGTTTCACCTACGAGAGTGAGCTCTTCCCAACATTCAAAGACATCAG GAGAGAGTGTTCTCTTGATAAAGAGATTGCTGCCAGCGGCTATGCAAAAGAAATGCAGGAAGATGATGACCTGCTTTATCCATCAGGTTCCGACAAGGATGACAACACAACAGAGGTACCAGAGCTTGTAGAAGATGCTGAGAACGAACTCAACTTCTTCAGCAAAGATGGAGGAAATAATGAAGACATGTATGAAGTGGGTGATTTATCGGAAAGCAGGACCTCTGACAACACCGTGTGTAGCAGTGAGGAAGATGCTGATACAGCTGAAAGTAGAGAAAATACACAAAGGCTGAGTATGGCAGAGTTGAGTTCAGCTTTGGAGAAAGCTGGAGGGCAGGCTATGCTTTGGAAGTGCAGTGGAGATGCAGAGAGTTCAGCGATTACTTCTTTTAAAGGCAAAAGCATAAacaaaaatgctgctgaagTGGAAAATCAGAGGGGTCAAAGAGGGTCCTGTAAGGACAAGGAGAATGAAGATGAGTGCCCAGAGCCAGTTGACTCGTCAACTTTAAATGAGGAGTTCAGGCATTACAG TGAGGAGTGTGTCGTTCCTGTTGCTGGGCACAGAACAAGGACTAAAAGTATCTCATCAGTGAGAAGTGTTGGGAGCTGCTCCACCATTCCTCCG GAACTGGTGAAACAGAAGATAAAACGTCAGCTGACCAAGCAGCAAAAGGCTGCTCTGAAGCAACGACTGCAAAAGGGAGAAGCAAATGTTTATACCAAACAACGCAGAGAAAATATGCACAACATCAAGTCAAGCTTGGATGCAGCCAATTTCTGGGGATAA